A DNA window from Micromonospora inyonensis contains the following coding sequences:
- a CDS encoding methyltransferase, with protein sequence MSTPSLSPRALMSLLVNASKAVDVLETAYTEGLLDALEPGPVSLGELASRFDVRPLRLYKFLDCLESVGVVEREEKGDDIVDASYRAVPGLRDAVHAVCGPGSIERDRDRYPWRQLHGRLAESLRGEVSMTDDDFAWPPKTDEQTASFEQSMAVGLGPVIEVFGRHADRLWAGRRRFLDVGGGDGTLAATVLRDAPGLRVDVYNLPAVGPLVERTRGGCADPERLGFVSGDFFAEPLPTGYDAISFVRVLHDWPNDVARMLVEKAYAALPPGGMLLICEEFRTPDRLAMQFFWLYFLIGVDSCVSRLREVEFYTSLLTETGFEKIEVLPGGWELIAAHKPER encoded by the coding sequence ATGAGTACTCCGTCGTTGTCCCCCCGCGCGCTGATGAGCCTGCTGGTCAACGCGAGCAAGGCGGTGGACGTGTTGGAGACCGCCTACACCGAGGGGCTGCTCGACGCGCTGGAGCCCGGTCCGGTGAGCCTGGGCGAGCTGGCGAGCCGGTTCGACGTACGGCCGCTGCGGCTCTACAAGTTCCTCGACTGCCTGGAGAGCGTGGGCGTCGTCGAACGGGAGGAGAAGGGCGACGACATCGTCGACGCCAGCTACCGTGCGGTGCCCGGACTCCGCGACGCCGTGCACGCGGTGTGCGGTCCCGGCTCCATCGAACGGGACCGGGACCGGTACCCGTGGCGGCAGCTGCACGGCCGGCTGGCCGAGAGCCTGCGCGGTGAGGTCAGCATGACCGACGACGACTTCGCCTGGCCGCCGAAGACCGACGAGCAGACGGCCTCGTTCGAGCAGAGCATGGCGGTCGGGCTCGGTCCGGTGATCGAGGTCTTCGGCCGGCACGCCGACCGGCTCTGGGCGGGACGCCGCCGCTTCCTCGACGTCGGCGGCGGGGACGGCACCCTCGCCGCGACGGTGCTGCGGGACGCGCCGGGGCTGCGGGTCGACGTCTACAACCTGCCGGCGGTCGGGCCGCTGGTCGAGCGGACCAGGGGCGGGTGCGCCGACCCGGAGCGGCTCGGATTCGTGAGTGGGGACTTCTTCGCCGAGCCGCTGCCGACCGGGTACGACGCGATCTCCTTCGTCCGGGTGCTGCACGACTGGCCGAACGACGTCGCCCGGATGCTGGTGGAGAAGGCGTACGCGGCCCTGCCGCCGGGCGGAATGCTGCTGATCTGCGAGGAGTTCCGCACGCCGGACCGGCTCGCGATGCAATTCTTCTGGTTGTACTTCCTGATCGGGGTGGACAGCTGTGTCAGCCGGCTGCGGGAGGTGGAGTTCTACACCAGCCTGCTGACCGAGACGGGCTTCGAGAAGATCGAGGTGCTGCCCGGTGGCTGGGAGCTGATCGCCGCCCACAAGCCGGAGCGCTGA
- a CDS encoding TetR/AcrR family transcriptional regulator, protein MPKIVDHEARRAELAEAMWRVVYRDGAAAATVRSIAAEAGWSPGALRHYFTTQTELLAFALEHVMANATERFHAEDWTGPIREVVQRLLEELLPLDQQRVREMEVWLLLAARVPADPLARTRVAEADDGVRRATELAVTALADAGLVAPDRDVPTEATRLHALLDGLALHALLHPDLMPPDRVRAALAHHLDDLPRATGPSAADTS, encoded by the coding sequence TTGCCCAAGATCGTTGATCACGAGGCCCGGCGCGCCGAGCTGGCCGAGGCGATGTGGCGCGTGGTCTACCGGGACGGGGCCGCCGCGGCGACCGTCCGTAGCATCGCGGCCGAGGCGGGCTGGTCACCCGGCGCGCTACGGCACTATTTCACCACCCAGACCGAGTTGCTCGCCTTCGCCCTGGAACACGTCATGGCGAACGCGACCGAGCGCTTCCACGCCGAGGACTGGACGGGGCCCATCCGCGAGGTCGTCCAGCGGCTGCTGGAGGAGCTGCTCCCCCTGGACCAGCAGCGCGTCCGGGAAATGGAGGTGTGGCTGCTGCTCGCCGCCCGTGTCCCGGCCGACCCGCTCGCGCGGACCCGCGTCGCCGAGGCCGACGACGGCGTACGGCGGGCCACCGAACTCGCCGTCACCGCGCTCGCCGACGCCGGACTGGTCGCCCCCGACCGGGACGTGCCGACCGAGGCGACCCGGCTGCACGCCCTGCTGGACGGGCTCGCCCTGCACGCCCTGCTGCACCCCGACCTGATGCCCCCCGACCGGGTCCGCGCCGCCCTCGCCCACCACCTCGACGACCTGCCCCGCGCGACCGGGCCGTCAGCGGCGGACACCTCCTGA
- a CDS encoding AMP-binding protein has product MRVLPAVEPVPFAAALAGHGDRPAVITADGRLTYRELASRVDEMAARLGPHRRLVLLAGANRLDELVAYLAALAGGHPLLLAPGDNAAATEALIRSYDPDVVLRRAGGTMVVDERRPGSRHELHPALALLLSTSGSTGSPKLVRLSRTNLQANAEAIAGYLGIRDTDRAATTLPLHYCYGLSVVNSHLLRGAALVLTDLSVADRRFWELFRAARGTALAGVPYTFELLDRVGFADMRLPHLRYVTQAGGRLDPERVTRYADLGRRSGWDLYVMYGQTEATARMAYLPPHLAATRPEAIGVPVSGGSFRLRPLPDRPEPDTGELVYTGPNVMLGYAEDPADLALGRTVEELRTGDVACRAPDGLWEIVGRVGGFVKVYGLRVELRRVEERLRAAGVSAYCAGTDRELVVGAEAPAEADDVRRLAAAAAGLPARAVRVHVLAELPRLGNGKPDLLALLALPVDPPTAAAAAAGAGADLCRLYERVLDVAGVTPEDSFVSLGGDSLSYVEMSVRLEEALGGLPADWHTTAIRDLRRPTPDAPRRRAAVLETSVALRAAAIVAIVGSHIPLFTVKGGAHLLLAVAGFNFARFQLADAPRRDRLRAAGRGIGRVVLPAVLWIAAAGAVTGDYTITNVLLLNSVLGPADGATEWHFWFVEALVYVLLAATALLAVPAVDRLERRLPFALPLALAALGLVTRYDLLGLAGRSHIPSAVVVFWLFALGWAAARAGTTGRRVAVTAAALLTVPGFFGQPAREALVVAGFALLVWVPRLPSRRAVNRVAALLAGSSLYVYLAHWQVMPLVAPWSRWAALVASLAVGIGCAALARVAARRLSAAWRSSRQRSAR; this is encoded by the coding sequence ATGCGCGTGCTCCCCGCAGTCGAACCGGTGCCGTTCGCCGCCGCCCTGGCCGGCCATGGCGACCGTCCCGCCGTGATCACCGCGGACGGCCGGCTCACCTACCGGGAGCTGGCCAGCCGGGTCGACGAGATGGCCGCCCGCCTCGGCCCGCACCGGCGGCTGGTCCTGCTCGCCGGCGCGAACCGCCTCGACGAGCTGGTCGCGTACCTCGCCGCCCTCGCGGGCGGACACCCGCTGCTGCTGGCCCCCGGCGACAACGCCGCGGCGACCGAGGCACTGATCCGGTCGTACGACCCGGACGTCGTGCTGCGCCGCGCCGGCGGGACGATGGTGGTCGACGAGCGCCGCCCGGGCAGCCGGCACGAGCTGCACCCCGCGCTGGCGCTGCTGCTGAGCACCTCCGGCTCGACCGGCTCGCCGAAGCTGGTCCGACTGTCCCGGACGAACCTTCAGGCCAACGCCGAGGCCATCGCCGGTTACCTGGGCATCCGCGACACCGACCGGGCGGCCACCACACTGCCGCTGCACTACTGCTACGGGCTGTCGGTGGTCAACAGCCACCTGCTGCGCGGGGCCGCGCTGGTGCTGACCGACCTGTCGGTGGCCGACCGTCGGTTCTGGGAGCTGTTCCGGGCGGCCCGGGGCACCGCCCTGGCCGGCGTGCCGTACACGTTCGAGCTGTTGGACCGGGTGGGCTTCGCCGACATGCGCCTGCCCCACCTGCGCTACGTCACGCAGGCCGGCGGCCGGCTCGACCCGGAGCGGGTGACCCGGTACGCGGACCTCGGCCGCCGGAGCGGCTGGGACCTGTACGTCATGTACGGCCAGACGGAGGCCACCGCCCGGATGGCGTACCTGCCGCCGCACCTGGCCGCCACCCGCCCCGAGGCGATCGGCGTCCCGGTGTCCGGCGGCTCGTTCCGGCTGCGCCCGCTGCCCGACCGGCCGGAGCCGGACACCGGCGAGCTGGTCTACACCGGGCCGAACGTGATGCTCGGCTACGCCGAGGACCCTGCGGACCTGGCCCTCGGCCGCACCGTCGAGGAACTGCGTACGGGTGACGTGGCCTGCCGCGCCCCGGACGGCCTGTGGGAGATCGTGGGACGCGTCGGTGGGTTCGTCAAGGTCTACGGGCTGCGCGTCGAGCTGCGGCGGGTGGAGGAGCGACTGCGCGCGGCCGGCGTGTCGGCGTACTGCGCGGGCACCGACCGGGAGCTGGTCGTGGGGGCTGAGGCCCCGGCCGAGGCGGACGACGTCCGGCGGCTGGCTGCCGCAGCGGCCGGCCTGCCGGCGCGGGCGGTGCGGGTGCATGTGCTGGCCGAGCTGCCCCGGCTCGGCAACGGCAAGCCCGACCTGCTCGCCCTGCTCGCGCTCCCCGTCGACCCGCCAACCGCTGCCGCTGCCGCTGCCGGGGCCGGGGCCGACCTGTGCCGGCTGTACGAGCGGGTGCTCGACGTCGCCGGGGTCACCCCGGAAGACAGCTTCGTCTCCCTCGGCGGCGACTCCCTGTCGTACGTGGAGATGTCCGTCCGGCTGGAGGAGGCCCTGGGCGGGCTGCCCGCCGACTGGCACACCACCGCGATCCGGGACCTGCGCCGGCCGACGCCGGACGCGCCGCGCCGCCGCGCCGCGGTGCTGGAGACGAGCGTGGCGCTGCGGGCGGCGGCCATCGTCGCGATCGTCGGGTCGCACATCCCGCTGTTCACCGTCAAGGGCGGCGCCCACCTGCTCCTCGCGGTCGCCGGATTCAACTTCGCCCGGTTTCAGCTGGCCGACGCGCCCCGCAGGGACCGGCTGCGCGCCGCCGGACGCGGAATCGGCCGGGTGGTGCTGCCGGCGGTGCTCTGGATCGCCGCAGCCGGCGCGGTCACCGGCGACTACACGATCACCAACGTCCTCCTGCTCAACAGCGTCCTCGGACCGGCTGACGGGGCCACCGAGTGGCATTTCTGGTTCGTCGAGGCGCTGGTGTACGTCCTGCTCGCCGCAACCGCGCTGCTGGCCGTGCCCGCCGTGGACCGGCTGGAGCGGCGGCTGCCGTTCGCGCTGCCGCTCGCCCTCGCCGCGCTCGGCCTCGTCACCCGGTACGACCTGCTGGGGCTGGCCGGCCGCAGCCACATTCCGTCCGCTGTCGTGGTGTTCTGGCTGTTCGCCCTCGGCTGGGCGGCGGCCCGCGCCGGCACCACCGGACGGCGCGTCGCGGTCACGGCCGCTGCCCTGCTCACGGTGCCCGGGTTCTTCGGGCAGCCGGCCCGGGAGGCGCTGGTCGTGGCCGGGTTCGCACTGCTGGTGTGGGTGCCCCGGCTGCCGAGTCGGCGGGCCGTCAACCGGGTGGCGGCGCTGCTGGCCGGCAGCTCCCTTTACGTCTACCTCGCCCACTGGCAGGTGATGCCGCTGGTCGCCCCCTGGTCGCGGTGGGCGGCGCTGGTCGCGTCCCTGGCCGTCGGGATCGGCTGCGCGGCGCTCGCCCGGGTGGCGGCCCGGCGGCTGTCGGCGGCCTGGCGATCCTCGCGACAACGATCGGCGAGATAG
- a CDS encoding ABC transporter permease translates to MLPRPGLTVASAAAVAVALLPLVYLGVRAGEAGWDRIAAELFTERLAVLAGRSLALAAVVTVACTVLGVGAAFLVARTDLPGRRAFGVVAALPLAVPTYVAGFAWIATVDGFAGFWAAALLLTVCSYPYVFLPAVAALTRADPGQEEVSRSLGRGPWATLFGVTLRQIRPAVAAGALLVALYVLSDFGAVSLVQVDTFTRAIFTAFNLGFDRTGALVLSTVLVGLTVLLIGAELTTRTRDARYASTAVRPPVRLALGRWRWSAVAALLAVEALALGVPAVGLARWLAAGVSRPGSLAEITSAAGGSLSVSLAGAAFTMLLALPLGLLAARARGPVTTLLERLTYVAHALPGVVIGLSLVFFAVNVAYPLYQSRWLLALAYATLFLPLAVGAVASAAAQSPPAVEEAARSLGRGPFTVFRTVTLPLTLPGIGAGAALTFLTCMKELPATLLLRPTGMDTLATELWTHTSTAAYAAAAPYAAILVALAAVPTWLLAARTGLTDPGGTR, encoded by the coding sequence GTGCTGCCCCGGCCCGGCCTGACCGTCGCGTCGGCCGCCGCCGTCGCGGTCGCCCTGCTACCCCTGGTCTACCTGGGCGTACGCGCTGGCGAGGCGGGCTGGGACCGGATCGCGGCCGAGCTGTTCACGGAACGGCTCGCCGTGCTCGCGGGCCGCAGCCTGGCGCTGGCCGCCGTGGTCACCGTCGCCTGCACGGTCCTCGGCGTCGGGGCCGCGTTCCTCGTCGCCCGTACCGACCTGCCCGGTCGCCGCGCGTTCGGCGTGGTCGCGGCGCTGCCGCTGGCCGTGCCCACATACGTCGCCGGGTTCGCCTGGATCGCCACCGTGGACGGGTTCGCCGGCTTCTGGGCGGCGGCGCTACTGCTCACCGTCTGCTCCTACCCGTACGTCTTCCTGCCGGCCGTCGCCGCGCTCACCCGCGCCGACCCGGGGCAGGAGGAGGTGTCCCGGTCGCTGGGTCGCGGCCCCTGGGCGACCCTGTTCGGGGTGACCCTGCGCCAGATCCGTCCGGCCGTCGCCGCGGGCGCGCTGCTGGTCGCCCTGTACGTGCTCTCCGACTTCGGTGCGGTCTCCCTCGTCCAGGTCGACACCTTCACCCGGGCCATCTTCACCGCGTTCAACCTCGGCTTCGACCGCACCGGCGCACTCGTGCTCTCCACCGTCCTGGTCGGCCTCACAGTGCTGCTGATCGGCGCCGAGCTGACCACTCGCACCCGTGACGCCCGGTATGCCAGCACCGCCGTCCGGCCGCCCGTTCGGCTCGCGCTGGGCCGGTGGCGTTGGTCAGCCGTGGCCGCCCTGCTCGCGGTCGAGGCCCTGGCCCTCGGCGTCCCGGCCGTCGGACTGGCCCGCTGGCTCGCCGCCGGGGTGTCCCGCCCCGGCTCGCTGGCCGAGATCACGTCGGCCGCCGGCGGGTCGCTGTCGGTGTCGCTCGCCGGTGCGGCGTTCACCATGCTGCTGGCTCTCCCGCTGGGGCTGCTCGCCGCCCGCGCCCGCGGCCCGGTGACCACCCTGCTGGAACGGCTCACCTACGTCGCGCACGCCCTGCCCGGCGTGGTGATCGGCCTGTCCCTGGTCTTCTTCGCCGTCAACGTGGCGTACCCGCTCTACCAGAGCCGGTGGCTGCTGGCGCTGGCGTACGCGACGCTGTTCCTGCCCCTCGCCGTCGGCGCGGTCGCGTCCGCCGCCGCACAGAGCCCACCCGCCGTGGAGGAGGCCGCCCGGTCACTCGGCCGGGGACCGTTCACGGTGTTCCGCACCGTCACCCTCCCCCTGACCCTGCCCGGCATCGGTGCCGGGGCGGCGCTGACGTTCCTCACCTGCATGAAGGAACTCCCGGCCACCCTGCTGCTGCGGCCCACCGGAATGGACACCCTGGCCACCGAGCTCTGGACCCACACCTCCACCGCCGCGTACGCCGCCGCAGCCCCGTACGCGGCCATCCTCGTCGCGCTCGCCGCCGTGCCCACCTGGCTGCTCGCGGCCCGCACCGGACTCACCGACCCCGGAGGCACCCGATGA
- a CDS encoding RNA polymerase sigma factor: protein MHEYTDFDDFVVRTRSAMLARAVMYCGRRPDAEDAVQEAYLAAYLHWSELREPRAWVETTVRRRFAREAGRWWSRWRRTELEVPVSSSSRPDEEAAAVAVLRSVGLLPPRQRQVLIMVCLQGMTYRQVADEVGISVGAVGANLAKARERLAVLLGLTSGPLPGGDPLVAGVLTRPGGMPGHGDDALVAALRRTEAWLVRGFEADPAPTRRLRAALRRQEHP from the coding sequence GTGCATGAGTACACCGACTTCGACGACTTCGTCGTCCGGACCCGGTCGGCGATGCTCGCCCGGGCGGTCATGTACTGCGGTCGCCGGCCGGACGCCGAGGACGCGGTGCAGGAGGCCTACCTGGCGGCGTACCTGCACTGGTCGGAGCTGCGCGAGCCACGGGCCTGGGTGGAGACGACGGTGAGGCGGCGGTTCGCCCGGGAGGCCGGACGCTGGTGGTCGCGGTGGCGGCGCACGGAGCTGGAGGTGCCGGTGTCCTCCTCGTCCAGGCCGGACGAGGAGGCTGCCGCCGTGGCCGTGCTGCGCAGCGTCGGGCTGCTGCCGCCCCGCCAGCGCCAGGTCCTGATCATGGTCTGCCTACAGGGCATGACGTACCGCCAGGTCGCCGACGAGGTGGGGATCAGCGTCGGCGCGGTGGGTGCCAACCTCGCCAAGGCCCGGGAGCGACTGGCCGTCCTGCTCGGACTCACCTCCGGCCCGCTCCCCGGGGGCGATCCGCTGGTCGCCGGGGTGCTCACCCGGCCCGGCGGCATGCCGGGACACGGCGACGACGCGCTGGTGGCGGCGTTGCGCCGGACCGAGGCGTGGCTGGTCCGGGGCTTCGAGGCCGACCCGGCCCCGACGCGCCGGCTGCGTGCGGCCCTGCGTCGGCAGGAGCACCCGTGA
- a CDS encoding iron ABC transporter substrate-binding protein — MPVQKRLNVLLAAALAGLLSLAACGGGDESDPGKPGDKRLTIYSGRSETLVKPVLEKFEKSSGITVDVRYGTTAQMAAQLLEEGERSPADAFFAQDAGALGAVTKAGQLAILPQEVLDRVPAAYRASGGQWIGVSGRSRVLAYNTDQVPQDQLPKSVLELTDPRWKGKIGVAPTNGSFQAFVTALRVQHGDAKAKEFLTGLKANEPQIRENNVQIVADIDAGKLAVGLVNHYYVYELAKERGGTPETLKARLHFFPNGDTGGLVNAAGIGLLKRAGSDPDARALVDYLLGTEAQTYFATQTFEYPLAAGVPAAPGLPELTALEAPKIDLNDLDTLDATVAMIKEARLA, encoded by the coding sequence TTGCCTGTGCAGAAGCGTCTGAACGTCCTCCTGGCCGCCGCCCTGGCCGGCCTCCTCTCGCTGGCCGCCTGCGGTGGCGGCGACGAGAGTGACCCGGGCAAGCCTGGCGACAAGCGGCTGACCATCTACAGCGGCCGCAGCGAGACCCTGGTCAAGCCGGTGCTGGAGAAATTCGAGAAGTCGTCCGGGATCACGGTAGACGTCCGCTACGGCACCACGGCCCAGATGGCAGCCCAGCTCCTGGAGGAGGGCGAGCGCAGCCCCGCCGACGCTTTCTTCGCGCAGGACGCGGGCGCGCTCGGCGCCGTCACCAAGGCCGGCCAGCTCGCCATCCTGCCGCAGGAGGTGCTGGACCGGGTGCCGGCGGCGTACCGCGCCAGCGGCGGCCAGTGGATCGGCGTCAGCGGCCGGTCCCGGGTGCTCGCCTACAACACCGACCAGGTACCCCAGGACCAGTTGCCCAAGTCGGTGCTCGAGCTGACCGACCCCCGGTGGAAGGGCAAGATCGGCGTGGCCCCCACCAACGGCTCGTTCCAGGCGTTCGTCACCGCCCTGCGGGTACAGCACGGCGACGCCAAGGCGAAGGAGTTCCTGACCGGGCTCAAGGCCAACGAGCCGCAGATCCGCGAGAACAACGTGCAGATCGTCGCCGACATCGACGCGGGCAAGCTCGCCGTGGGCCTGGTCAACCACTACTACGTCTACGAGCTGGCCAAGGAGCGCGGCGGCACCCCGGAGACGCTCAAGGCGCGGCTGCACTTCTTCCCGAACGGGGACACCGGCGGGCTGGTCAACGCCGCCGGCATCGGCCTGCTCAAGCGGGCCGGTTCCGACCCGGACGCCCGTGCCCTGGTCGACTACCTGCTCGGCACCGAGGCGCAGACCTACTTCGCGACCCAGACGTTCGAGTACCCGCTGGCCGCCGGCGTCCCGGCCGCACCCGGTCTGCCGGAGCTGACCGCGCTCGAGGCGCCGAAGATCGACCTGAACGACCTCGACACGCTCGACGCCACGGTCGCCATGATCAAGGAAGCGAGGCTGGCCTGA
- a CDS encoding aminotransferase class V-fold PLP-dependent enzyme, whose product MGRALIRAGPRVGHTDTHGRDDSVKRDFSPVLPGEGAQPEVVGTGGPRFDQDALEAAVDERTLLVCVPHASFSSGAVLDLPRLVAHAHSVGALVAVDAFQSVGVMPLDVTALGVDFLLGGAHKWMCGAATAFLYVRPDLLPGLEPAATGWQAGDRALTFQPSTGFADGAQRFAGGTPYPLTSLISQVGLDLLAGVGTEAIRAHSLHCTQRIIDRAQAAGIPIVSPVGPERGGVVCLDVPDGEAIKYRLAARNMVCSWRGWLRVGPHVYNTLDEIDQFMDALEQEWQGTRR is encoded by the coding sequence ATGGGCCGCGCCCTGATCCGGGCCGGTCCCCGGGTCGGGCACACCGACACCCACGGAAGGGACGATTCTGTGAAGCGAGACTTCTCGCCCGTGCTCCCCGGCGAGGGTGCGCAGCCCGAGGTGGTCGGCACCGGCGGCCCCCGGTTCGACCAGGACGCCCTGGAGGCGGCGGTCGACGAGCGGACGCTGCTGGTGTGCGTACCGCACGCGAGCTTCTCCTCCGGCGCCGTCCTGGACCTGCCCCGACTGGTGGCCCACGCGCACTCGGTCGGTGCCCTCGTCGCGGTGGACGCCTTCCAGAGCGTCGGGGTGATGCCCCTGGACGTCACCGCGCTCGGCGTCGACTTCCTGCTCGGCGGCGCGCACAAGTGGATGTGCGGGGCGGCGACGGCCTTCCTCTACGTACGCCCGGACCTGCTGCCGGGCCTCGAACCGGCGGCGACCGGCTGGCAGGCGGGTGACCGGGCGCTGACCTTCCAGCCGTCGACCGGCTTCGCCGACGGCGCGCAGCGGTTCGCCGGTGGTACGCCGTACCCGCTCACGTCGCTGATCTCCCAGGTCGGCCTGGACCTGCTGGCCGGGGTGGGCACCGAGGCGATCCGGGCACACTCGCTGCACTGCACGCAACGGATCATCGACCGGGCGCAGGCGGCCGGCATCCCGATCGTCAGTCCGGTCGGCCCGGAGCGGGGCGGCGTGGTCTGCCTCGACGTCCCCGACGGAGAGGCAATCAAGTACCGGCTCGCCGCCCGGAACATGGTGTGCAGCTGGCGGGGCTGGCTGCGGGTCGGCCCGCACGTCTACAACACCCTCGACGAGATCGACCAGTTCATGGACGCACTGGAACAGGAATGGCAGGGAACCCGCCGATGA
- a CDS encoding helix-turn-helix domain-containing protein, with translation MGPDEERTVAEYTGSRVPRRQLGRALRELRTEAGLTLDGAAEALECSRQKVWRIESGLRAVRGLAVRAMRLLYGASAELTTTLCALAVETRAKGWWHAYDEFSSAWFDPHGGLESSARSIREHADALVPELLQVPGYALGLHEHDPGGGATSPRPGAAGPHRVSGAVPASGRWCSTAARRPARRRSPG, from the coding sequence GTGGGACCGGACGAGGAGCGGACGGTTGCTGAGTACACCGGGTCGCGGGTGCCGCGCCGGCAGCTCGGACGGGCATTGCGGGAGTTGCGCACCGAGGCGGGGCTCACGCTGGACGGCGCGGCGGAGGCGCTGGAATGCAGTCGGCAGAAGGTGTGGCGGATCGAGAGCGGCCTCAGGGCGGTGCGCGGTCTCGCCGTTCGGGCGATGCGCCTGCTCTACGGAGCGTCCGCCGAGCTGACCACGACGCTGTGCGCACTGGCCGTCGAGACGCGGGCGAAGGGCTGGTGGCACGCGTACGACGAGTTTTCCTCCGCCTGGTTCGACCCGCACGGCGGTCTGGAGTCGTCAGCCCGGTCGATCCGGGAACATGCGGACGCGCTGGTGCCCGAGCTGTTGCAGGTGCCCGGGTACGCGCTCGGCCTGCACGAGCACGACCCGGGAGGCGGGGCGACTTCCCCACGTCCCGGTGCGGCCGGGCCGCACCGGGTCAGTGGCGCGGTTCCCGCTTCGGGAAGATGGTGTAGTACAGCGGCCAGAAGACCAGCCAGACGACGATCACCAGGCTGA
- a CDS encoding ABC transporter ATP-binding protein produces the protein MTESMLTVAGLAKSYGTVPALAGVDLDVRRGTLLAVLGPSGCGKTTLLRCVAGFERADRGTVTVAGRMLVGNGVHVPPHRRRVAVVPQEGALFPHLSVADNVGYGLDRAARRSGRVEEVLDLVGLAGYGTRMPHQLSGGQQQRVAVARALAPRPPLVLLDEPFSALDAQLRAELRADVRQALHADGATGVLVTHDQGEALSMADAVAVMDAGMIVQCGTPAEVYRDPADPWVARFVGDAVLLPATVDDDVAVTPLGRLPLRGPAAQGAVNVLVRPEQIRLAPSGGAPATVVRQDFHGHDALTTLRLDDGTVLTARTLDEGTGLPAGAQVAVTVWGKVRAYAG, from the coding sequence ATGACCGAGAGCATGCTGACGGTGGCCGGCCTGGCCAAGTCGTACGGGACGGTGCCAGCCCTCGCCGGCGTCGACCTCGACGTCCGCCGCGGCACACTGCTGGCGGTGCTCGGCCCGTCCGGCTGCGGCAAGACCACCCTGCTGCGCTGCGTCGCCGGCTTCGAGCGGGCCGACCGCGGCACCGTCACCGTCGCCGGCCGGATGCTCGTCGGAAACGGGGTGCACGTCCCGCCGCACCGCCGCCGCGTCGCCGTCGTCCCCCAGGAGGGGGCACTCTTCCCACACCTGTCCGTCGCCGACAACGTCGGCTACGGGCTGGACCGGGCGGCCCGCCGCTCCGGCCGCGTCGAGGAGGTGCTCGACCTGGTCGGCCTCGCCGGATACGGCACGCGGATGCCGCACCAACTCTCCGGCGGCCAGCAACAGCGGGTCGCGGTGGCCCGCGCGCTGGCGCCCCGGCCACCGCTGGTGCTGCTCGACGAGCCGTTCAGCGCCCTGGATGCGCAGCTGCGCGCCGAACTGCGGGCCGACGTGCGGCAGGCGCTGCACGCCGACGGCGCCACCGGCGTGCTGGTCACCCACGACCAAGGCGAGGCATTGTCCATGGCGGACGCGGTCGCGGTGATGGACGCCGGGATGATCGTGCAGTGCGGGACGCCCGCCGAGGTCTACCGGGACCCCGCCGACCCATGGGTCGCCCGGTTCGTGGGCGACGCCGTGCTGCTCCCGGCCACCGTCGACGACGACGTGGCCGTCACCCCGCTGGGCCGGCTGCCGCTGCGCGGACCCGCCGCCCAAGGCGCGGTGAACGTCCTCGTCCGGCCGGAGCAGATCCGCCTCGCCCCGTCCGGCGGGGCACCGGCCACGGTGGTGCGGCAGGACTTCCACGGGCACGACGCGCTGACCACGCTGCGCCTCGACGACGGCACCGTACTGACCGCGCGGACCCTCGACGAGGGCACCGGCCTGCCCGCTGGCGCCCAGGTCGCGGTCACGGTGTGGGGAAAGGTCCGCGCGTACGCCGGATAG